From the genome of Pukyongia salina, one region includes:
- a CDS encoding T9SS type B sorting domain-containing protein: MKKILLLAFLLLSSVIIAQPVTLFEQFNGRYDFTAFGNTLNTAANPCNILTQSSANFTMPPGGTLVAAKLYWGGSGPGDFNVELNGSAVTAERTFGINFNGLDFFAAYADVTDIVNLNGNGTYTLADLDLTAVIPAYCGNATDFGGWSVTVIFENPALLLNQISLFDGLEFVSSTNPTLDITLTNIDVATDDLAKIGFLAWEGDAGLAVNESLIINGTLIDNPPLNPGNNAFNGTNSYTGTSDMYNMDLDFYDLENIVNPGDTMIPISLTSGQDFVMINNIITNVNSEIPDATIVIDDLGVLCANNNIDVDYTVYNVNSTAPLPANTPIAFYADAVLIGQSQTFTEIPIDGSESGSITLNIPVGTPVLFDLIAVVDDDGTGNGIVNETDETNNEFILPVDLNLLALPLGPDIDSCVGETVLLDTGIDDPLWSFQWFFNNVLIPGATGPSLPVTVAGLYRVDAFEGICFVSDEITVTFNPNPVAVVPTDLELCDELPNDGFGIFDLTTKDAEIMNGQANTFVEYYESLTAAQNGLFPIPTPTAYANIVQGFQTVWARLESTDPGECFDIVPLNLQVFDSPAITDPISDYFICDNDGDGIEIFDLTSKDAEILNILVNVTLTYHQSQPEAEAGLNPIMPANAYGSGGEVIWVRGENSAGCYTVGSFGLILGSIPSFVEVPVFEQCDNDGDGVEDFDLNMQNATIVDGNLALSVSYHPTQVDADANTNPLAIPYTSAGETIYVRVEDNMTGCYGTFAMDLVVVMAPEIFQPDPLTYCDDDNDGFGEFTLTDADEDVVNGNPSGNLVVSYHETLADAQNNVNALVSPYANVDPFLQTVYVRLTDIATGCYSTTTLLLIVQDSPLINDPQPLVVCDDDNDGFALFDLTQAEAEILGSLNPSDYTITYYEDPALSIAIVNTTAYPNLSNPQTIYVVVEDISNGCQGQTTLELQVNLPPQINAPTPLELCDVNNPGDEMEPFNLESKTFEITGGDPGIVITYHETQADADTGANALSSPYVNQVPQPQTIYIRAVGATTGCVTSQGFTLDLVVNPVPSPVTPTPLEVCDADNDGFALFDLNSKNTEIAGGELVAITYHETLADAQAGIFALSSPYQNIVSGSQTVYARATYSPINPPPFNTGCYRVVELELIAVPTPVVPLTLDPLVICDPEGNGVETFDLTLQDAAVLGSQDPGEHTITYHESLASAQAGTPFIGTPTAYQNTSNPQTIWVRLTHNGSGCFAITSFELQTPEGPGVTQPTPLSVCDDVGEPNDGVTLFDLTVKNDEITGGVLGVGVQYYETLADAQNNTNAIDPATAYENISNPQTVFVRVTDGNSGCVDTTVSLTLRVNANPEPGTPEALSLCDVNDPGDGMEVFDLTQAALQITGGSPWDLTYHESYQEAFDGLNAIVDPTMYTNTSSPQTIYVRVENNTIPEGCFEIVELVLIVDPLPDATAVITPLILCEVPSDGFGLFDLSSKIEEILGGQDPGIFQVSFYESQAEADAQLNPILNTTSYPNTTNPQTIYVGILNSDTGCYIAQQSFEIEEREGAVATTPDPYIICDNVEPNDGLGEFVLDGSTAESQVVIDQILGGQDPSVYLLSFHPTLEDAHANTNALGSPFANTINPQLIYARVENSGTDCYDITQVILKVEELPEVFLEESYRLCVDANGNPIPQEEGSLSPPVIDTGLDPALYSFEWFIDGQLQLGQDDPSIVALSGGTYSVIVTENNSGCSTEAVTTVTISSPPLAWDAQVVTPAFAGAHAIQATAEGLGEYSFQLDDGPFQSEGLFEGVLPGMHLVTIKDVNGCGSVTVEVSIIDYPRFVTPNQDGYHDTWNIIGIAGGDPTAKIYIFDRFGKLLKQLSPLGEGWDGTYNGNPMPSSDYWFLVEYTEDETRKEFKGHFTLKR, translated from the coding sequence GTGAAGAAAATATTACTCCTGGCATTTTTGCTTTTATCTTCTGTAATAATTGCTCAGCCAGTTACCTTATTTGAACAGTTTAATGGCCGCTACGATTTCACGGCTTTCGGAAATACTCTTAATACTGCTGCAAACCCTTGCAATATATTAACACAGAGTAGCGCTAATTTTACGATGCCACCTGGAGGAACCTTAGTAGCCGCTAAACTTTATTGGGGAGGTTCAGGCCCGGGTGATTTTAATGTAGAACTAAATGGCTCGGCAGTCACAGCTGAACGGACCTTCGGTATAAATTTTAATGGCCTGGATTTCTTTGCGGCCTATGCAGACGTAACCGATATAGTGAACCTAAATGGTAACGGAACTTATACGCTAGCAGATCTGGATCTTACTGCCGTTATTCCCGCATATTGTGGAAATGCCACGGATTTCGGGGGATGGTCGGTTACCGTGATATTTGAGAATCCTGCTTTATTATTGAATCAAATTAGTCTTTTCGACGGACTCGAGTTTGTTTCGTCTACTAATCCAACTCTGGATATAACACTTACTAATATTGATGTTGCTACCGATGACCTTGCAAAAATTGGATTTTTGGCCTGGGAAGGAGATGCTGGATTGGCGGTTAATGAAAGCTTAATTATAAATGGAACATTAATAGATAATCCTCCCTTGAATCCGGGGAACAATGCATTTAACGGAACAAACAGCTATACAGGAACCTCCGATATGTATAATATGGATCTGGATTTTTATGATCTGGAGAATATTGTTAATCCAGGGGACACGATGATACCTATCAGCCTTACCTCGGGACAGGATTTCGTGATGATCAATAACATTATCACCAATGTTAATTCGGAAATACCCGATGCAACCATAGTTATAGATGATCTAGGGGTGCTATGTGCCAACAATAATATAGATGTGGATTATACGGTCTACAACGTGAATAGTACAGCGCCACTTCCTGCCAATACTCCTATCGCATTCTATGCTGATGCGGTATTAATTGGTCAATCACAAACTTTTACCGAAATCCCTATCGATGGTTCCGAATCCGGTTCGATAACCCTGAACATTCCCGTAGGTACACCGGTTCTTTTCGATTTAATTGCTGTTGTTGATGATGATGGTACTGGAAATGGAATTGTGAATGAAACAGATGAAACTAATAACGAATTCATACTGCCGGTCGATCTCAATCTTTTAGCATTACCACTAGGCCCGGATATTGATAGCTGTGTTGGTGAAACCGTTCTCCTCGATACCGGGATAGATGATCCTTTATGGTCGTTTCAATGGTTTTTTAATAATGTTCTTATACCCGGAGCTACGGGACCCTCTTTACCTGTTACGGTGGCTGGTCTATATCGTGTAGATGCCTTCGAAGGTATATGTTTTGTAAGTGATGAAATTACTGTGACCTTTAATCCTAATCCGGTTGCAGTTGTACCCACAGATCTGGAGCTTTGTGATGAGCTCCCTAATGATGGCTTCGGAATTTTTGATCTCACCACCAAAGATGCTGAGATTATGAACGGTCAGGCCAATACCTTTGTGGAATACTACGAAAGTTTAACCGCCGCGCAAAATGGCCTTTTTCCTATTCCTACCCCAACGGCCTACGCAAATATTGTGCAGGGATTTCAAACGGTTTGGGCCCGACTTGAAAGTACAGACCCCGGGGAATGTTTCGATATCGTCCCGCTCAATCTGCAGGTATTCGATTCCCCTGCCATTACAGACCCCATCAGTGATTATTTCATTTGCGACAACGACGGTGATGGGATAGAGATCTTTGATCTCACGAGCAAGGATGCTGAGATTTTGAACATTTTGGTCAATGTCACCCTTACCTATCACCAGAGTCAGCCTGAGGCTGAGGCTGGGTTGAATCCTATCATGCCTGCCAATGCTTATGGCAGTGGTGGTGAGGTGATCTGGGTACGGGGTGAGAACAGTGCGGGTTGTTATACGGTGGGTAGTTTTGGTTTGATCTTGGGCAGTATTCCTTCTTTTGTTGAAGTACCTGTTTTCGAGCAGTGCGACAATGATGGGGATGGGGTTGAGGATTTCGATCTAAATATGCAGAATGCCACGATCGTGGACGGTAATTTGGCTTTGAGTGTAAGTTATCACCCCACCCAGGTGGATGCCGATGCCAACACCAATCCTTTAGCGATTCCTTATACCAGTGCGGGTGAGACGATCTATGTACGTGTGGAGGATAACATGACGGGTTGCTACGGCACCTTTGCGATGGATCTGGTGGTTGTGATGGCCCCTGAGATCTTTCAGCCTGATCCGTTAACCTATTGTGATGATGACAATGATGGTTTTGGGGAGTTTACCCTTACCGATGCCGATGAGGATGTGGTCAACGGGAACCCTTCGGGTAATTTGGTGGTGAGTTACCACGAGACCCTTGCCGATGCCCAAAACAATGTCAATGCGCTGGTGAGTCCTTATGCCAATGTGGATCCTTTTCTACAGACGGTCTATGTACGTCTTACCGATATTGCTACGGGTTGTTATTCGACCACGACCCTGCTCCTTATTGTTCAGGATTCTCCTTTGATCAACGATCCACAGCCTTTGGTGGTTTGTGATGATGACAACGATGGTTTTGCCTTGTTTGATCTCACCCAGGCCGAGGCTGAGATTTTGGGGTCGTTGAACCCGAGTGATTATACGATCACCTATTATGAGGATCCGGCCCTTAGTATTGCCATTGTGAACACCACGGCCTATCCGAACCTGTCTAATCCCCAGACGATCTATGTGGTTGTTGAGGATATCAGCAACGGATGTCAGGGTCAGACGACCTTAGAGTTACAGGTGAACCTGCCACCTCAGATCAATGCGCCTACTCCTTTGGAGCTATGTGATGTAAACAATCCCGGGGATGAGATGGAGCCCTTCAATCTGGAGAGTAAGACCTTTGAGATCACCGGTGGTGATCCGGGTATTGTGATCACCTATCACGAGACCCAGGCAGATGCCGATACGGGAGCCAATGCGTTGAGCAGTCCGTATGTCAATCAGGTTCCTCAGCCTCAGACGATCTACATTCGTGCTGTGGGGGCCACCACGGGTTGTGTGACCAGTCAGGGTTTCACTTTGGATCTGGTGGTCAATCCGGTTCCTTCTCCTGTGACTCCTACGCCCTTGGAGGTTTGTGATGCGGACAACGATGGTTTTGCGCTTTTCGATCTCAACAGTAAGAATACGGAGATAGCCGGCGGGGAGTTGGTGGCGATCACCTATCATGAGACTCTGGCCGATGCCCAGGCGGGTATTTTTGCGTTATCGAGTCCGTATCAGAATATTGTATCGGGATCTCAGACGGTTTATGCACGAGCGACCTATTCTCCTATCAATCCTCCTCCTTTCAACACGGGTTGTTACCGCGTGGTTGAGTTAGAATTAATTGCGGTTCCCACCCCTGTGGTTCCCTTAACGTTAGATCCTTTGGTGATCTGTGATCCTGAGGGCAATGGGGTAGAGACCTTCGATCTTACGCTTCAGGATGCTGCTGTATTGGGCAGTCAGGATCCTGGTGAGCATACGATCACCTATCATGAGAGTTTGGCTTCTGCACAGGCGGGTACGCCTTTTATCGGCACGCCTACGGCCTATCAGAATACGTCTAATCCTCAGACGATCTGGGTACGATTGACCCACAATGGCAGTGGTTGTTTTGCCATTACCTCCTTTGAGCTTCAGACGCCTGAGGGTCCTGGAGTTACCCAGCCCACTCCTTTGAGTGTGTGTGATGATGTGGGTGAGCCCAATGATGGTGTTACCTTGTTTGATCTCACGGTAAAGAACGATGAGATCACCGGTGGTGTATTGGGCGTTGGGGTACAGTACTATGAGACCCTGGCCGATGCGCAGAACAATACCAATGCGATCGATCCTGCGACGGCCTATGAGAATATAAGCAATCCCCAGACGGTTTTTGTACGGGTTACCGACGGCAACAGTGGATGTGTGGATACCACGGTGAGTTTAACCCTTCGGGTCAATGCCAATCCTGAGCCGGGTACTCCGGAGGCTCTTTCGCTCTGTGATGTGAATGATCCGGGGGATGGGATGGAGGTTTTCGATCTCACCCAGGCCGCCTTACAGATCACCGGGGGTAGTCCTTGGGATCTGACCTATCATGAGAGTTACCAGGAGGCCTTCGACGGGCTCAATGCGATAGTGGATCCTACCATGTATACCAATACCAGTAGTCCTCAGACGATCTATGTACGGGTAGAGAACAATACGATTCCTGAGGGATGTTTTGAGATCGTTGAGTTGGTGTTGATCGTTGATCCTCTTCCGGATGCTACGGCTGTCATTACGCCTCTTATTTTGTGTGAGGTACCTTCGGATGGATTTGGGTTGTTTGATCTAAGCTCTAAGATCGAGGAGATCTTAGGGGGGCAGGATCCTGGGATCTTCCAGGTGAGTTTCTATGAGAGTCAGGCGGAGGCCGATGCGCAGCTCAATCCGATCTTAAACACCACTTCGTATCCTAACACGACCAATCCCCAGACGATCTATGTGGGGATCTTAAACAGTGATACGGGTTGTTATATAGCCCAGCAGAGTTTTGAGATCGAGGAGCGCGAGGGTGCAGTGGCCACGACTCCCGATCCGTATATTATATGTGACAATGTGGAGCCAAATGACGGTCTGGGGGAGTTTGTTCTGGACGGCAGTACTGCGGAGAGTCAGGTGGTGATCGACCAGATTTTGGGGGGTCAGGATCCTTCGGTCTATCTGTTGAGTTTCCATCCTACCCTGGAGGATGCTCATGCCAACACCAATGCATTGGGCAGTCCATTTGCCAATACGATCAACCCGCAGCTGATCTACGCCCGGGTGGAGAACAGTGGCACGGACTGTTATGATATTACCCAGGTGATCTTAAAGGTAGAGGAATTACCGGAGGTATTTTTGGAGGAGAGTTATCGCCTGTGTGTGGATGCCAATGGCAATCCGATTCCCCAGGAGGAGGGATCTTTATCGCCCCCTGTGATCGATACGGGTCTGGATCCTGCTCTTTATAGTTTTGAATGGTTTATCGACGGACAGTTGCAGTTGGGTCAGGACGATCCATCGATCGTTGCTCTTAGTGGTGGCACCTACAGTGTGATCGTTACCGAGAACAACAGTGGCTGCAGCACCGAGGCTGTTACGACCGTTACCATATCGTCTCCGCCCCTTGCATGGGATGCACAGGTGGTTACACCTGCCTTT